A DNA window from Nitrospira sp. contains the following coding sequences:
- a CDS encoding Glycosyltransferase family 9 protein (MaGe:77308343) translates to MSRTLVIQLARLGDLVQTMPMIAALRKQCPRETIDLLCPEPLRDLGTLIPGLDRVIGWDGARWHRWAARAAQGMQPEQRKEIEQELAALCPQRYDRAFVLNQHTRAIIAGALLANESVGPLAQGPLSEQLTPWAAYVREIARTRRSNSIHLSDAFCGMCGLIPPGMPPRCLTPLVVPSRNLEQIGQGGGPWIGIVVGAGDPARLVPVDVWRAWIVRFLAVLPRGRVVLIGQGTECDRARAIQDQLPPSILGRIWDITGHTTIHELAHTLTRCHYAIGADTGPLHLAAAAGTPTIGWYFARARVHETGPYGSGHRIWQAQSEDGSSVAPAAWPIEPSLDVLLNQSPRMQAHWASWTSHTDEWGTYYSEAGQSSQPPQEREALWHELSQPISA, encoded by the coding sequence ATGTCTAGAACACTGGTCATACAACTGGCGCGACTCGGCGATCTCGTGCAAACGATGCCGATGATTGCTGCCTTGCGCAAGCAGTGTCCCCGCGAGACCATCGATCTCCTCTGTCCCGAACCGCTTCGGGACCTGGGCACGCTGATTCCTGGGCTCGACCGAGTGATCGGGTGGGACGGAGCCAGATGGCATCGCTGGGCGGCGCGGGCCGCGCAGGGGATGCAGCCTGAGCAGCGGAAGGAAATCGAGCAGGAGCTCGCCGCCCTCTGCCCACAACGTTATGATCGGGCCTTCGTGCTCAATCAACATACCCGCGCCATTATTGCCGGCGCGCTCCTGGCGAATGAGTCCGTCGGACCACTGGCACAGGGCCCGCTCAGTGAGCAGCTGACACCTTGGGCTGCCTATGTCCGGGAGATTGCGCGAACCCGCCGGTCGAATAGCATTCATTTATCGGATGCGTTCTGCGGCATGTGTGGGTTGATTCCTCCTGGAATGCCTCCACGTTGCTTGACGCCGCTGGTTGTTCCCTCGCGCAATCTAGAACAAATCGGACAAGGTGGCGGGCCATGGATTGGAATCGTTGTCGGAGCAGGGGATCCGGCCCGGCTTGTCCCTGTCGATGTCTGGCGCGCATGGATTGTGCGGTTTCTGGCGGTGCTCCCACGAGGCCGCGTCGTTTTGATCGGACAGGGGACGGAATGCGACCGCGCGCGCGCGATCCAGGACCAGCTGCCACCCTCGATTCTCGGGCGCATCTGGGACATCACCGGGCACACCACGATTCACGAGCTGGCCCATACGCTCACCCGCTGCCATTACGCCATTGGCGCGGATACCGGTCCATTGCATCTGGCTGCGGCGGCCGGCACGCCGACCATCGGATGGTATTTCGCGCGCGCCCGGGTTCACGAGACCGGTCCCTATGGTTCCGGTCACCGTATTTGGCAAGCCCAGAGCGAAGACGGCAGTTCAGTCGCTCCGGCCGCGTGGCCGATCGAACCGTCGCTAGACGTCTTATTGAACCAATCTCCTCGAATGCAGGCGCACTGGGCCTCCTGGACAAGTCATACCGATGAATGGGGCACGTACTATAGCGAAGCGGGACAATCCTCGCAGCCGCCTCAGGAACGTGAAGCACTCTGGCATGAGCTGTCACAGCCCATATCGGCATAA
- a CDS encoding Glycosyltransferase (MaGe:77308344) encodes MSRTQHPTALLLQLEFPDWAQARPWTYSWNFAVREGLEAAGFECVTVPIIADVPCQDSHSWTSHAKRWLKGRTFDQAWVWLVHSPLDQGTLEWLAELAPVRVGIIMESQTYDEEDYVWAPYLRQRRVRVEEQIRAMTHVLAPDELDVLDLNHRRVAPTLWWPQMVPGRFIAAPTGTPRFNRGVFHGTPYGPRQQWIQHPLLQRHLTFAPPASPPTPAQQLFDRLQLAARDLLKTGSPVPESLFKQYVHKLKEIRAAEFADWMERLSDWAAIVNLPSLAKFYGGRVLEGMAAGRPIVSWAISNRPRNARLFEEGAEILTFPKDDPAVLAGMLERLLQDHSLASRIARAAQAKVQRYHTAEIRIRQTLDWIDSGRQPDYGSETVSEPVATARLAEAEPITVSAASVSTTVFVLTVDDPACPSCLEALRKQEGPPFKLDIIRNVSPFSAAAQRMIADCDTEFFIQVDEDMMLNPDAVATMEGIMRKAPETVGMVCFHLYDEDRECAIQGVKIYRMALLKRVSFRDLKASEMNLLDQMGEQGIRWILHPDVLGRHGTIYTPASIYRRYKTMYEKDILQWNVLTSDIHRKAGKFRESGDIVHLFALLGAAHGIIEARRAPDREKDARAYNLKELDIFERLFTAPPPPSQPYDPSLAAMPLRNPPIPFEEVQWTSVPLPVETAVAPPARQSQKPSAGMPPQRAGSSRHILIVTPYFWPSVGGVETVAEDLGAGLIAAGYRVTVACYEQADRTMERYRGIDIVQLAPPDRVIDGVPAAAFQVKQRVASNLYEACILLGSPVNRIFYAILELQDLKSRRILFQPTVNQEGYDFIRQRPVVAGLLKQLLEQTTAVVALGQETFDARCCRDLGFSATVIPNGTAVLSPAFDFRGRYEIADDRFLIVHVANFYRVKNHVGLLNALTPLPPRAMLVLVGYETHDTEYIAEVHHALSARPDVLYIPGLDRAGVAAAIQAANLVVLSSDAEVSPLCILEAMSMQRPWLATPGCGMAREQAGGLILPLQEFRNAVELLMIHPDYCAELAQAGYRHWTSCFQWESVLAGWIELIETGRLSVSFETPDAIARMRDDLRARFRSLMAAGASQPQSSAHRPALSHAPAEPSASSVAALPLYTHATPVQEDRMNQDQFYVDMFVKSPAWSAPEPNHDEAARWSKIAGFMEHILRRFKTARPDGTLRILEVGCGRGWLSNLASQYGTVEGVEPVAGVIEHARKMFPHIRFEAGTAETVLRRTDFTPYDVVLCSEVIEHVPDPQKQVFLDELTQLLTSDGYVILTTPRGEMWERWKAISPPCQPVEDWITEQRLEESMMAQGLTPLGLERIYVEVPNLRYIPAPTPHDVKTMNLLPIYQVWVAQRAAADTRLQRQTINRAPMVTVIIPTYNRPDRLRTALASVLDQDYRDVQIVVVNDGAMPVEAVIVAVNQDGRITLINHDRNKGLAASRNTGLRHATGKYVCYLDDDDRFLPDHISTLVAQLETGECKVAYTDAWRVHEQTAGETLSEIRRDRPYAEEFNPHQLLIANYIPVLCVMHARACLNDVGDFDESLFVHEDWDLWIRMATRYPFVHIPKTTAEFSWRGDGSSMSSQPREIFLRTAEIIYRKYAPYAANHPAVLEGQQKRLQDLRHAHAPKRFTCSIVIPVWNKLELTRQCLVALGPATEDVSFELIVVDNHSTDGTPEFLASLGGDVRIITNDDNLGFAKACNQGAAVARGEYLVFLNNDTIPLKGWLSALVEETKANPDVMVAGSKLLYQNGTVQHAGVAIDRHNLTPYHIYNGFAADHPAVNKRRELNAVTAACLLIRRSVFAELGGFDEGFRNGFEDVDLCLRVREKRGRIVYQPRSVLYHLESQTPGRKNHDQANAVRLQQRWGRCWWLVDDDGIYAGDGYKAVGVDKDGFRSYQLHLIDTPEERRAWDLVAGMQQAAHNQDMMAVEAALKRYAEWPADPSLLNWAASVAAAMALPSIAGDYLRRIEDLTDPAFRELEEIRAGLAGGQLSMASTRVDALLKQYPTHAEALLLRAILHMQREQYREAEIAFTTALNQGATRKKCLMGIGMASMGRAYPQGAWQTFLRVLAENPDDAEAIHWLLRAGTAQNRWRELSVQLHNYLARNPSDLSVRFAYAGVLLRADSVEKSRQEYDQLYALAPTYEGLRELGQAIVAKERALAMDAANA; translated from the coding sequence ATGAGTCGCACCCAGCATCCCACAGCGCTTCTTCTCCAACTGGAATTTCCCGACTGGGCGCAAGCCAGGCCGTGGACGTACTCGTGGAATTTCGCCGTCCGCGAAGGGCTCGAGGCGGCCGGATTCGAGTGCGTCACCGTGCCGATCATCGCCGACGTGCCCTGTCAAGACTCGCATTCGTGGACCTCCCATGCCAAACGCTGGCTGAAGGGACGCACGTTCGATCAGGCCTGGGTCTGGCTCGTCCACTCGCCTCTGGATCAGGGGACCTTGGAGTGGCTTGCGGAATTGGCTCCTGTGCGCGTGGGGATTATCATGGAGTCCCAAACCTACGATGAAGAGGATTATGTCTGGGCGCCCTATCTGCGGCAGCGTCGAGTTCGAGTGGAAGAGCAGATCCGCGCCATGACCCATGTGCTCGCGCCCGACGAATTGGACGTCCTGGATCTAAACCATCGGCGGGTGGCACCGACGCTCTGGTGGCCGCAAATGGTGCCAGGACGTTTCATTGCCGCTCCCACCGGCACGCCTCGCTTCAACCGAGGCGTGTTTCATGGAACGCCGTATGGTCCACGGCAGCAATGGATTCAGCATCCTCTGCTCCAGAGGCATCTGACGTTTGCGCCGCCCGCATCGCCGCCGACGCCGGCGCAACAGTTGTTCGACCGCTTGCAACTCGCTGCGCGGGATCTGCTCAAAACTGGGAGTCCGGTGCCGGAGAGCCTGTTCAAACAATACGTCCACAAATTGAAGGAGATTCGCGCCGCCGAGTTTGCGGACTGGATGGAACGCTTGTCCGATTGGGCGGCGATTGTGAATTTGCCGAGCCTGGCCAAGTTCTACGGCGGGCGTGTCTTGGAAGGTATGGCGGCGGGCCGTCCTATCGTATCCTGGGCGATTTCCAATCGCCCTCGAAACGCACGGCTCTTCGAGGAGGGCGCGGAGATTCTCACCTTTCCCAAGGACGATCCGGCGGTGCTGGCCGGCATGCTCGAGCGGCTTTTGCAGGACCACTCTCTGGCCTCCCGCATCGCCCGCGCCGCCCAAGCCAAGGTTCAACGTTATCATACCGCCGAGATTCGGATTCGACAGACTCTCGACTGGATCGACAGCGGCCGGCAGCCGGACTACGGCAGCGAGACAGTGTCCGAACCGGTGGCAACCGCCAGGCTTGCGGAAGCGGAGCCCATCACTGTTTCTGCGGCATCCGTATCCACCACAGTCTTTGTCCTTACCGTAGACGATCCGGCATGTCCGTCTTGCCTGGAGGCGTTGCGCAAGCAAGAAGGGCCGCCGTTCAAGCTGGACATCATCCGCAATGTCAGCCCGTTCAGCGCCGCCGCTCAGCGCATGATCGCGGATTGCGACACCGAGTTTTTCATTCAGGTCGATGAAGACATGATGCTCAATCCCGATGCCGTCGCGACGATGGAAGGCATCATGCGAAAGGCCCCCGAGACAGTTGGCATGGTCTGCTTTCATCTGTACGACGAAGACCGCGAGTGCGCGATCCAAGGCGTCAAAATCTATCGAATGGCGTTATTGAAGCGGGTCTCGTTCCGCGATCTCAAGGCCAGCGAAATGAATCTGCTGGATCAGATGGGGGAGCAAGGGATTCGCTGGATTCTCCATCCCGATGTCCTTGGGCGCCACGGCACGATCTACACGCCTGCAAGCATCTACCGGCGCTATAAAACGATGTATGAGAAAGACATTCTGCAGTGGAATGTCTTGACCTCGGATATTCATCGCAAAGCCGGCAAGTTTCGCGAGAGCGGAGACATCGTGCACTTATTCGCGCTGCTGGGAGCGGCGCACGGAATCATCGAGGCTCGGCGCGCTCCAGACCGTGAAAAAGACGCCCGTGCGTACAATTTGAAAGAGTTGGACATCTTTGAGCGGCTCTTTACCGCTCCACCGCCGCCGTCTCAACCGTATGACCCCAGCCTCGCGGCAATGCCACTGCGTAATCCTCCGATTCCGTTCGAGGAAGTCCAATGGACTTCTGTGCCACTGCCCGTCGAAACAGCGGTTGCACCGCCGGCGAGACAGTCGCAGAAGCCGTCTGCGGGGATGCCGCCGCAACGCGCCGGTTCCTCACGGCATATCTTGATCGTGACACCGTACTTCTGGCCATCGGTCGGAGGGGTCGAAACGGTGGCGGAGGACCTGGGCGCGGGGCTCATTGCCGCGGGCTATCGGGTGACGGTGGCTTGCTATGAACAGGCCGACCGCACGATGGAACGCTACCGGGGCATCGACATCGTTCAACTGGCCCCTCCGGATCGCGTGATCGACGGCGTTCCGGCCGCGGCCTTTCAAGTGAAGCAGCGCGTGGCGTCGAATCTCTACGAGGCCTGCATTCTGCTGGGCTCGCCCGTTAATCGAATATTCTACGCGATTCTCGAACTGCAGGATTTGAAGAGCCGGCGCATCCTGTTTCAGCCCACGGTGAATCAGGAGGGGTACGACTTCATCCGGCAACGCCCGGTCGTCGCCGGGCTTTTGAAGCAATTGCTCGAACAGACGACGGCCGTGGTCGCGCTTGGACAGGAGACCTTCGATGCCCGATGCTGTCGAGACCTTGGCTTTTCAGCCACGGTCATTCCGAATGGGACGGCTGTGCTCAGCCCCGCCTTCGACTTTAGAGGACGGTACGAAATTGCGGACGACCGCTTTCTCATCGTGCATGTTGCCAATTTCTATCGTGTCAAGAATCACGTGGGCCTGCTCAATGCACTGACGCCATTGCCGCCACGCGCCATGCTGGTTCTCGTGGGGTACGAGACACATGACACCGAATATATTGCGGAAGTGCACCATGCGCTTTCGGCCAGGCCGGACGTGCTCTATATCCCAGGGCTCGACCGGGCAGGCGTGGCTGCCGCGATTCAGGCCGCCAATCTCGTCGTCCTCTCCTCCGATGCCGAAGTCTCGCCGCTCTGCATTTTAGAGGCGATGAGCATGCAGCGCCCCTGGCTTGCGACCCCAGGCTGTGGCATGGCCAGGGAACAGGCGGGAGGGCTTATCCTGCCGTTGCAAGAGTTTCGCAACGCCGTTGAGCTGTTGATGATCCATCCGGATTATTGCGCCGAGTTGGCGCAGGCCGGCTACCGTCATTGGACCAGCTGCTTCCAGTGGGAATCCGTTCTGGCTGGCTGGATCGAGTTGATCGAAACCGGCCGGCTGTCCGTTTCCTTCGAGACGCCGGACGCGATCGCCCGCATGCGCGATGATTTGCGGGCTCGATTCCGTTCGCTCATGGCTGCCGGAGCGTCACAACCGCAGAGCAGCGCGCATCGTCCGGCCCTGTCGCACGCGCCCGCCGAGCCGAGTGCCTCGTCTGTCGCAGCATTGCCCCTGTACACCCATGCCACACCAGTACAAGAGGATCGAATGAATCAGGATCAATTTTATGTCGATATGTTCGTCAAGAGTCCGGCATGGTCGGCACCCGAGCCCAATCACGACGAAGCCGCGCGGTGGTCGAAAATTGCCGGTTTCATGGAACACATTCTCCGCCGGTTCAAGACAGCCCGCCCTGACGGCACCCTCCGCATTCTTGAGGTCGGCTGCGGGCGAGGTTGGCTAAGCAATCTAGCCTCGCAATATGGAACCGTTGAGGGTGTCGAGCCGGTGGCGGGAGTCATTGAGCATGCCCGCAAGATGTTTCCGCACATCCGCTTCGAGGCCGGCACCGCCGAGACCGTCTTGAGGAGAACGGACTTTACCCCATACGATGTGGTGCTCTGCTCCGAGGTCATTGAGCATGTGCCGGATCCGCAGAAGCAGGTATTCTTGGACGAGCTCACACAACTGCTGACTTCTGATGGGTATGTCATTCTCACAACGCCCCGGGGGGAAATGTGGGAACGTTGGAAGGCGATCTCGCCGCCTTGCCAGCCGGTTGAGGACTGGATTACCGAACAGCGGCTCGAAGAATCTATGATGGCTCAAGGCCTGACTCCGTTGGGGTTGGAACGAATCTATGTCGAGGTTCCGAACCTTCGGTATATTCCGGCACCCACGCCACATGACGTCAAGACGATGAATCTGTTGCCGATCTACCAGGTCTGGGTTGCGCAGCGGGCGGCGGCAGACACTCGCCTCCAGCGCCAGACGATCAATCGCGCGCCGATGGTCACGGTCATTATTCCGACATACAACCGGCCCGACCGCCTGCGGACCGCGCTGGCCAGTGTGCTCGACCAGGATTACAGAGACGTCCAGATCGTTGTAGTCAACGACGGCGCCATGCCGGTCGAGGCGGTGATTGTCGCCGTCAATCAGGATGGACGCATTACCCTGATCAATCACGACCGAAACAAGGGGTTGGCGGCTTCGCGCAACACCGGTCTCCGCCATGCCACGGGGAAATATGTCTGTTACCTCGACGACGACGACCGTTTTCTCCCGGATCATATCAGCACGCTGGTTGCCCAGTTAGAGACCGGCGAGTGCAAAGTGGCCTATACCGATGCCTGGCGCGTCCACGAACAGACCGCCGGCGAGACGCTCTCCGAAATCCGCCGCGATCGACCTTACGCAGAGGAGTTCAACCCGCATCAGCTCCTCATTGCCAATTACATTCCCGTGCTCTGCGTCATGCATGCACGAGCATGTCTGAATGACGTTGGCGACTTCGATGAAAGTCTGTTTGTGCATGAGGATTGGGATCTCTGGATTCGCATGGCCACCCGCTATCCATTTGTGCATATCCCCAAGACCACGGCTGAATTCAGCTGGCGCGGCGACGGCTCTTCCATGAGCAGCCAGCCTCGGGAAATCTTTCTGCGAACCGCGGAAATTATCTATCGCAAGTATGCGCCCTATGCCGCCAATCACCCCGCCGTGCTCGAGGGGCAACAGAAGCGCCTCCAGGACCTGAGGCACGCTCATGCCCCCAAGCGCTTTACCTGTTCCATCGTCATTCCCGTCTGGAACAAGCTCGAACTGACTCGGCAGTGCCTGGTCGCCCTCGGTCCGGCAACGGAAGATGTCTCGTTCGAATTGATCGTTGTCGACAATCACTCGACGGACGGCACGCCGGAATTCCTCGCGTCATTGGGTGGCGACGTTCGGATTATCACCAACGACGACAATCTTGGGTTTGCCAAGGCCTGCAACCAGGGCGCTGCCGTGGCCAGGGGCGAGTACCTCGTGTTTCTGAACAACGATACGATTCCACTCAAAGGCTGGCTGAGCGCGCTGGTCGAAGAAACGAAGGCCAATCCCGATGTCATGGTCGCAGGCAGCAAACTGCTGTACCAGAACGGCACGGTTCAACATGCCGGCGTAGCCATCGACCGGCACAATCTGACGCCGTACCATATCTATAATGGGTTTGCCGCCGACCATCCGGCCGTCAATAAACGGCGGGAACTGAACGCGGTCACCGCCGCCTGCCTCCTGATCCGCCGTTCGGTCTTCGCGGAACTCGGTGGATTCGACGAAGGCTTCCGCAACGGGTTTGAAGATGTCGATCTTTGCCTGCGCGTACGGGAGAAGCGAGGCCGCATCGTGTATCAGCCTCGGAGTGTGCTCTATCACTTGGAAAGCCAAACGCCGGGACGAAAGAATCATGACCAAGCCAACGCCGTCCGCTTGCAGCAACGATGGGGGCGCTGTTGGTGGCTGGTTGATGACGACGGCATCTACGCGGGGGATGGTTATAAAGCCGTCGGCGTCGATAAGGATGGCTTCCGGTCGTATCAGCTTCATCTGATCGATACTCCCGAAGAGCGTCGGGCTTGGGATCTCGTCGCTGGTATGCAACAGGCAGCACATAACCAAGACATGATGGCGGTGGAGGCTGCATTGAAACGGTATGCGGAGTGGCCCGCCGATCCCTCTCTTCTAAATTGGGCGGCATCCGTGGCTGCAGCCATGGCGTTGCCGAGTATTGCCGGTGACTATCTGCGCCGGATCGAAGACCTTACAGATCCTGCCTTCCGCGAGCTGGAAGAGATTCGCGCCGGACTCGCCGGGGGCCAGCTCTCGATGGCGTCGACACGCGTGGATGCATTGCTTAAACAGTATCCCACTCATGCGGAGGCGCTGCTGCTTCGGGCGATCCTCCATATGCAGCGGGAGCAATACCGCGAAGCGGAAATTGCCTTTACCACGGCACTCAATCAGGGGGCCACTCGCAAGAAGTGCCTCATGGGCATCGGCATGGCGTCGATGGGCCGCGCCTATCCGCAGGGAGCCTGGCAGACTTTTCTTCGGGTCCTTGCGGAAAATCCCGACGATGCCGAGGCGATTCATTGGCTGTTGCGGGCAGGGACCGCGCAAAACCGCTGGCGCGAGTTGAGCGTGCAGTTGCACAACTACCTTGCGCGGAATCCCAGCGACTTGTCCGTCAGATTTGCGTATGCCGGAGTGCTCCTGCGAGCCGACTCGGTGGAGAAGTCGCGCCAGGAATACGATCAGTTGTACGCATTGGCTCCCACCTATGAAGGATTGCGCGAGCTTGGGCAGGCGATTGTCGCCAAAGAACGCGCGTTAGCAATGGATGCCGCCAACGCGTAG
- a CDS encoding hypothetical protein (Evidence 5 : Unknown function; MaGe:77308345), which yields MKVCLVMGKLFRRNIPSSANLVSLGDGGFAAVDGPALPPGLAGGGAGRPLRRPAAPQWIETFNRGYLR from the coding sequence ATGAAAGTCTGTTTGGTCATGGGCAAACTGTTCAGGCGGAATATCCCGTCGTCGGCCAATCTGGTTAGCCTTGGCGATGGCGGCTTTGCCGCGGTGGATGGACCGGCTCTGCCACCGGGGCTGGCAGGAGGCGGCGCCGGCCGGCCACTTCGGCGACCCGCGGCACCCCAATGGATAGAAACGTTCAATAGAGGATACCTGCGATGA
- a CDS encoding hypothetical protein (Evidence 4 : Unknown function but conserved in other organisms; MaGe:77308342) has protein sequence MNLLQTHLDGIRKTFPELVSAVTGSAGNVLSVAPSREGSPSATQGGQWIHSAYDPKKEAQSWAALQAKEWRAGELGVVFGVGLLYHIETLFASKPAGARLAVVIADIAVFKDALAARPLGPWLNAIEWIWGNVDEMATQLASKSAPLRCFTYAPAARPYAVLHQALDGELRRLLAARQHGRLHVAVVGPIYGGSLPITGYVVRALEALGHRVSWVDHSVHHASFERFNRFRDPRHRLSMQSRLADVLSMDTLTALSEDPPDLVLSMAQAPLSLGALEHLRRKKFMTAMWFVENYRHLTYWQQLAPGYDYWFTIQQQDCHEALRRAGAPHVSYLPMAADPSVHRPLTLTMNEQLEFGSDVSFVGAGYANRRTLLPRWIGKDWTFKVWGNEWDGADAIASVLQRNGARIDTETCLKVFNATAINLNLHSHTGEGLDPAADFVNPRTFELAAAGAFQLVDQRTLLPECFTEDELVTFEGSGEISSLIRTWLRDPVGRRTIADAARQRVLRQHTYEHRMKALLSELGLREPDRLGSILRGERTAEALAAQTTTPPELAPMLRQFAPDQRVELKDLAAQIRARGPRTELSREDLLILMLESYRTETRDLV, from the coding sequence ATGAATCTTCTACAGACACATCTGGATGGCATTCGAAAGACCTTTCCGGAGCTGGTCTCCGCGGTGACCGGCAGTGCCGGGAACGTGCTCTCGGTCGCACCGTCTCGAGAAGGCAGCCCGTCGGCCACGCAAGGCGGACAATGGATTCACAGCGCCTACGACCCCAAAAAGGAAGCCCAATCATGGGCCGCCCTGCAAGCCAAGGAATGGCGCGCCGGTGAACTGGGGGTGGTGTTCGGCGTGGGCCTGCTCTATCACATCGAGACATTATTCGCATCGAAGCCGGCCGGTGCGCGACTGGCTGTCGTGATTGCCGACATTGCCGTGTTCAAGGATGCCCTGGCTGCGCGGCCGTTAGGCCCTTGGCTAAACGCCATCGAATGGATTTGGGGAAACGTCGACGAGATGGCGACGCAACTCGCGTCCAAATCGGCCCCCCTCCGATGTTTCACCTATGCTCCGGCGGCGCGTCCGTACGCGGTTCTGCATCAGGCTCTCGATGGCGAATTGCGCCGGTTGCTGGCGGCGCGCCAGCATGGACGTTTGCATGTCGCTGTTGTGGGACCGATTTATGGCGGCTCGCTGCCGATCACGGGATATGTCGTGCGAGCATTGGAAGCGCTCGGTCATCGAGTGAGCTGGGTAGACCATAGCGTCCATCATGCCAGCTTTGAGCGCTTTAATCGCTTCCGCGACCCCCGCCATCGTCTCTCGATGCAAAGCCGGCTAGCCGATGTGCTCAGTATGGACACATTGACGGCGCTTTCGGAAGATCCTCCCGATCTGGTGCTGTCCATGGCGCAAGCTCCTCTGTCGCTTGGCGCCCTGGAGCATCTCCGGCGGAAAAAATTCATGACGGCCATGTGGTTTGTGGAAAATTACCGGCACTTGACGTACTGGCAGCAACTTGCTCCTGGATACGATTATTGGTTCACGATTCAGCAACAGGATTGCCATGAGGCCCTTCGGCGTGCCGGTGCGCCTCATGTGAGCTACCTTCCCATGGCCGCCGATCCGTCCGTGCATCGGCCGCTGACCTTGACGATGAACGAACAACTGGAATTCGGATCGGATGTGTCGTTTGTCGGCGCTGGATATGCCAATCGGCGCACGCTGTTGCCCCGCTGGATCGGCAAGGACTGGACCTTCAAGGTGTGGGGGAACGAATGGGACGGCGCCGATGCCATTGCCTCGGTGCTCCAGCGGAACGGCGCGCGGATCGACACCGAGACCTGCCTCAAGGTATTCAACGCGACGGCCATCAATCTGAATCTCCACTCGCATACCGGTGAGGGGTTGGATCCGGCGGCGGACTTTGTGAATCCTCGCACGTTTGAATTGGCTGCGGCCGGCGCCTTTCAACTGGTCGATCAACGAACGCTCTTGCCCGAATGCTTTACTGAAGACGAGCTGGTCACGTTTGAAGGCTCCGGCGAGATCTCTTCACTGATTAGAACCTGGCTTCGAGATCCGGTCGGCCGCCGGACCATTGCCGACGCGGCTCGCCAGCGGGTCTTGCGGCAGCATACCTACGAACATCGCATGAAAGCCTTGCTATCTGAATTAGGCTTGCGGGAACCGGATCGATTGGGATCGATTCTGCGTGGGGAGCGGACGGCGGAAGCGCTGGCCGCACAGACAACGACGCCGCCTGAACTGGCTCCGATGTTGCGCCAATTTGCGCCCGATCAGCGGGTCGAGTTGAAAGATCTGGCCGCGCAAATTCGCGCCCGCGGACCCCGTACAGAGCTGAGCCGAGAAGACTTGCTGATTCTCATGCTCGAAAGCTATCGGACGGAAACTAGGGACCTGGTATGA